From Synoicihabitans lomoniglobus, the proteins below share one genomic window:
- a CDS encoding MFS transporter, protein MDAPETISNRRHPWRWVPTLYFAQGIPYVAVMTLAVVMYKNFGISNTDIALYTSWLYLPWVIKPLWAPLIDLWRTKRWWITTLQFLIGTAFALIALTVSAPFFFQATLAVFWLLAFSSATHDIAADGFYLLALDKPRQAAFVGVRSTFYRIAMIAGQGGLVFLAGAWAERTGSMTQAWTGVFAVLAGFFGVMAIFHWRALPRPADDRTGAAATATSPWAGWWTVFAAFFRRPGIAVILGFLLFYRFAEAQLLKLATPFLLDERAVGGLGLSTKQVGVIYGTFGVVALTIGGLAGGYLVSRYGLRRLLWWMVGAMHVPNLVFVALAMTQPENSVMIGGALVLEQLGYGFGFTAYLVYMMMAAEGSHKTAHYALCTGFMALGMMLPGMGAGWLQEQLGYENFFIWIMISAIPSLGAAALIKIDDSFGQAKTA, encoded by the coding sequence ATGGACGCACCTGAGACGATCTCGAACCGCCGCCACCCGTGGCGCTGGGTGCCCACCCTCTACTTCGCGCAAGGGATTCCCTACGTGGCGGTCATGACCCTCGCGGTCGTGATGTATAAGAACTTCGGCATCTCCAACACCGACATCGCGCTCTACACGAGTTGGTTGTATCTGCCCTGGGTCATCAAACCCCTGTGGGCGCCGTTGATCGACCTGTGGCGCACGAAACGGTGGTGGATCACCACCCTGCAATTTCTGATCGGGACTGCCTTCGCGTTGATCGCCCTGACCGTGTCGGCACCGTTTTTCTTTCAGGCCACGTTGGCGGTGTTCTGGTTGCTGGCCTTCAGCTCGGCCACGCACGACATCGCGGCGGATGGTTTTTATTTGCTGGCGTTGGACAAACCACGACAGGCCGCGTTCGTCGGCGTGCGCAGCACGTTTTACCGTATCGCGATGATCGCGGGTCAAGGCGGGTTGGTGTTTCTCGCCGGGGCGTGGGCGGAACGCACCGGCAGCATGACCCAGGCGTGGACCGGCGTATTCGCGGTGCTGGCCGGATTCTTCGGCGTCATGGCCATATTCCACTGGCGGGCCCTGCCCCGACCAGCGGACGACCGCACCGGAGCCGCCGCGACCGCGACCTCGCCGTGGGCGGGCTGGTGGACGGTGTTCGCGGCGTTTTTTCGGCGGCCCGGCATCGCGGTCATTTTGGGATTTCTGCTGTTTTATCGCTTCGCCGAAGCCCAACTCCTCAAACTCGCGACGCCGTTTCTGCTCGATGAGCGCGCGGTCGGGGGGCTCGGCCTGAGCACCAAACAGGTCGGCGTGATCTACGGCACCTTCGGAGTGGTCGCCCTGACGATCGGCGGGTTGGCGGGCGGGTATCTCGTCTCACGCTACGGACTGCGTCGCCTGCTCTGGTGGATGGTCGGTGCCATGCACGTGCCCAATCTCGTCTTTGTGGCGCTGGCGATGACCCAGCCGGAAAACAGCGTCATGATCGGCGGTGCTCTCGTGCTCGAGCAGCTCGGCTACGGCTTCGGTTTCACCGCTTATCTCGTCTACATGATGATGGCCGCGGAAGGATCCCACAAAACCGCCCACTACGCGCTGTGCACCGGCTTCATGGCACTCGGCATGATGCTCCCCGGCATGGGCGCGGGTTGGCTGCAGGAGCAACTCGGCTACGAAAACTTCTTCATCTGGATCATGATCTCGGCGATCCCCTCCCTCGGTGCCGCCGCCCTCATCAAAATCGACGATTCGTTTGGTCAGGCCAAAACTGCCTAG
- a CDS encoding GbsR/MarR family transcriptional regulator: MRKFILHWGEMGTKWGINRSVAQIHALLYVAGEPLTADELVEHLEIARSNVSMSLKELNGWGLIRNVHKTGDRRDHFETHTDVWEMFRIIMIERQRREIEPTVRLLDECVAESEANEATANPQRHERLVAMQEFMQLSASWGHRTSGLSAKKMKKLAQLGDTIFRLID; the protein is encoded by the coding sequence ATGCGAAAGTTCATTCTGCACTGGGGGGAGATGGGCACCAAGTGGGGGATTAATCGGTCGGTCGCGCAAATCCATGCGCTTCTTTATGTCGCCGGTGAACCGCTGACGGCGGACGAGCTGGTGGAGCACCTGGAGATCGCCCGGTCAAACGTCAGCATGAGCCTGAAGGAGCTCAATGGTTGGGGCCTGATCCGCAACGTGCACAAGACCGGTGACCGGCGTGACCACTTTGAAACGCATACTGATGTATGGGAGATGTTTAGAATCATCATGATTGAACGCCAAAGGCGCGAGATCGAGCCAACGGTGCGACTCCTTGATGAATGCGTGGCAGAAAGCGAAGCGAACGAAGCGACGGCCAACCCCCAACGCCATGAACGGCTCGTCGCGATGCAGGAGTTCATGCAACTCTCTGCCTCGTGGGGCCACCGCACGTCCGGGCTTTCGGCCAAAAAAATGAAGAAACTGGCTCAACTTGGAGACACTATTTTTCGCCTCATCGACTAA
- a CDS encoding epimerase yields the protein MKVIIAGGSGHVGAVLRRKFATVDHEVVVLSRRARAATGGCRVVPWDGRTVGDWTQEVDGADVVINLAGRSVDCRYGAKNLGEMLESRLWSTTAIGRAIAQAARPPRVWLQAATATIYAHRFDAANDEASGIIGGDEPSAPPKWNASVAIARAWEEAVDTVETPHTRKVILRSAMVMSRDRGSVFDVLATLARRHLGGTIGDGRQFVSWIPEHDFATAIQFLIDRADIAGAINVCAPNPLPNAAFMRDLRTAVNRRWGLPTPGPLLELGCWALRTESELVLKSRRVVPGRLQAAGFEFTHPTWSGAAQALVVAQK from the coding sequence ATGAAGGTCATAATCGCCGGAGGCAGTGGTCATGTCGGCGCGGTTTTGCGCCGGAAATTTGCGACCGTCGACCATGAGGTCGTCGTGCTCAGCCGCCGCGCTCGTGCCGCAACCGGCGGCTGTCGTGTTGTCCCGTGGGACGGGCGCACGGTCGGCGATTGGACGCAGGAAGTCGACGGGGCCGACGTGGTGATCAACCTCGCGGGGCGCAGCGTCGATTGCCGCTACGGAGCCAAGAATTTGGGCGAAATGCTTGAGTCGCGCTTGTGGTCAACCACGGCCATCGGCCGAGCAATCGCGCAAGCGGCTCGGCCGCCCCGAGTGTGGTTGCAGGCGGCCACCGCGACGATCTACGCCCACCGCTTTGACGCGGCGAACGACGAAGCCTCCGGCATTATCGGCGGCGATGAGCCAAGCGCGCCGCCAAAATGGAATGCCAGTGTCGCCATCGCACGGGCTTGGGAAGAGGCGGTCGATACCGTCGAGACCCCGCACACGCGAAAGGTCATTCTGCGCAGTGCTATGGTGATGAGCCGTGATCGCGGCAGTGTCTTCGATGTGTTGGCGACGTTGGCTCGTCGCCATCTGGGTGGCACGATCGGGGACGGGCGGCAGTTTGTTTCATGGATCCCTGAGCACGACTTTGCCACTGCGATCCAGTTTCTGATTGATCGAGCGGATATCGCCGGAGCGATCAATGTCTGTGCGCCGAATCCGTTGCCAAATGCCGCATTCATGCGCGATCTGCGGACCGCCGTGAACCGGCGTTGGGGTTTGCCGACGCCTGGACCGTTGCTAGAGCTCGGCTGCTGGGCGTTGCGCACCGAAAGCGAGTTGGTGTTGAAGAGCCGCCGCGTGGTTCCGGGCCGATTGCAGGCGGCGGGATTTGAGTTTACTCATCCCACTTGGTCCGGCGCCGCCCAAGCTTTGGTCGTCGCTCAAAAATGA
- a CDS encoding EF-hand domain-containing protein, giving the protein MKTKLISALIAVTTLGVLVSVAQAAEDAADSRPPRPERPSREEILARFDANGDGRLDKTERAAAKEARDELRARGDKMRARALERFDANGDGKLDAGERAQAETAMRAEIAQRPRAMARIDTDGDGQISDAEWAAGREKMRERGGRGGPPDRR; this is encoded by the coding sequence ATGAAGACAAAACTCATCTCCGCGCTCATTGCGGTGACCACCCTCGGGGTCCTCGTTTCGGTGGCGCAAGCTGCTGAGGATGCCGCCGATTCCCGTCCTCCCCGCCCCGAACGTCCGTCTCGCGAAGAAATTCTCGCTCGATTCGACGCCAACGGGGACGGGCGCCTCGATAAAACCGAACGCGCCGCCGCCAAGGAAGCGCGCGACGAACTGCGCGCCCGCGGGGACAAAATGCGGGCGCGTGCCCTGGAGCGATTCGACGCCAACGGCGACGGTAAGCTCGATGCCGGCGAACGCGCCCAGGCCGAAACCGCCATGCGGGCCGAAATCGCCCAACGTCCCCGCGCCATGGCCCGGATCGATACCGACGGTGACGGCCAGATCAGCGATGCCGAATGGGCCGCGGGTCGGGAAAAGATGCGCGAACGCGGCGGCCGCGGCGGGCCCCCCGATCGCCGTTAA
- a CDS encoding type II toxin-antitoxin system RelE family toxin produces the protein MFQVTFAPQAMQELNKLDKLTQLVAIEPLSVLRSIDLERPREPLGKFVRRSQTLYRLRSGELRFYFETRDEEELHVLYILHEHSLEDFLLRNKLPVSEQQLVEQHSKFWKYLESITKS, from the coding sequence ATGTTCCAAGTCACTTTCGCCCCTCAGGCCATGCAAGAGCTCAACAAGCTCGACAAACTCACGCAGCTGGTCGCGATCGAACCGCTGAGTGTGTTGCGGTCCATCGATCTCGAACGGCCGCGCGAGCCGTTGGGCAAATTCGTCCGGCGCAGCCAAACGCTGTATCGCCTGCGCAGCGGGGAACTCCGGTTCTATTTTGAGACGCGCGACGAAGAGGAGCTTCACGTGCTCTACATCCTCCACGAACACTCGTTGGAGGATTTTCTGTTGCGCAACAAATTGCCCGTGTCCGAACAACAGTTGGTCGAACAGCACTCGAAATTTTGGAAGTATCTCGAGTCCATCACCAAGTCCTGA
- the pssA gene encoding CDP-diacylglycerol--serine O-phosphatidyltransferase: MSTDAPDAPTPDPEDPFTAENASRIYFLPNLMTAGNLFCGFVACIKCVQAHYLMRGADVITPGASELFSEAVWLIFGAMAFDVLDGRLARMGGRESLFGGEFDSLADMVSFGLTPALMMFFLILSPTQGYPIFQKIGWFFGFVYLLCAAIRLARFNVITHPLITRNHKPASKDFIGLPVPAAAGTVAALVLFLLNLAKHDRELQMWALALPPLLILIAVLMVSRISYPSGKQIDMQTKTPLTSFVLFLAAASAIVAFKEVGMLVVMLGYIFWGIYRSLRSRSSNAENV, from the coding sequence ATGAGCACCGACGCACCTGACGCCCCCACCCCGGACCCGGAAGATCCATTCACGGCGGAGAACGCCAGTCGGATCTATTTCCTGCCCAACTTGATGACGGCGGGAAATCTGTTCTGCGGTTTTGTCGCCTGCATCAAATGTGTGCAGGCCCACTATCTGATGCGGGGGGCGGATGTGATCACGCCCGGGGCGAGCGAGTTGTTCTCGGAGGCGGTTTGGCTGATTTTCGGTGCCATGGCTTTCGATGTGCTGGATGGTCGTCTGGCCCGCATGGGGGGACGCGAGTCCCTGTTTGGCGGAGAGTTCGATTCCTTGGCCGACATGGTGTCGTTTGGCCTGACCCCGGCGTTGATGATGTTTTTCCTGATCCTGTCGCCGACTCAGGGGTATCCCATTTTTCAAAAAATCGGCTGGTTCTTCGGATTCGTCTATCTGCTGTGCGCGGCGATTCGACTGGCACGGTTCAATGTAATCACCCACCCGCTCATCACCCGGAACCACAAACCCGCCAGCAAGGACTTCATCGGTTTGCCGGTGCCGGCGGCGGCGGGCACCGTGGCGGCGCTGGTGTTGTTTTTGCTCAATCTGGCCAAACACGATCGTGAACTCCAGATGTGGGCGCTCGCGCTGCCCCCGTTGCTCATCTTGATCGCCGTGCTGATGGTCAGCCGCATCAGCTATCCCAGCGGCAAGCAAATCGACATGCAGACGAAGACTCCCCTGACCTCCTTCGTGCTGTTTCTGGCGGCGGCCAGTGCGATCGTCGCGTTCAAGGAAGTCGGCATGCTGGTCGTCATGCTTGGCTACATTTTCTGGGGAATTTATCGCTCGCTGCGGAGCCGTTCCTCCAACGCGGAAAACGTGTGA
- the dnaN gene encoding DNA polymerase III subunit beta: MKLKINRDHFSNGLAQVLNVVGSKATMPILSNVLIEAEKDHITLTTTNLDLGIRCKIKAEVKEGGAVTLPVKRLATIVRELPNVDVSFDATPNHQVKLTSGGSNFRIMGIGKDEFPPLPEFGDDRTFTLEQGELTAMLKSVAYAQSTDETRYILNGVYFNFKDGKLSLVATDGRRLALTSKELEVPEEAAGAIILPAKTVGELQRMLDKGEKLKVSFNERRAAFQISTDKDSSGLIDSIYLYSKVVEGNYPNYQQVIPKETHQRIKLERELLQQCIHRAALVCSEKSNSVKLKLSSNLLEITAQSPDFGEAHESMAIGYSGPELQVAFNPQFLLDPLKALNKDEVFFEVKDEVSPGVFKTLESFICVIMPVRLS; this comes from the coding sequence ATGAAACTTAAGATCAACCGCGACCACTTCAGCAACGGACTCGCCCAAGTTCTCAACGTCGTCGGCTCCAAAGCCACGATGCCCATTCTCAGCAATGTGCTGATCGAGGCGGAGAAGGACCACATCACCCTCACCACGACGAACCTGGATCTAGGGATTCGCTGTAAGATCAAAGCGGAGGTCAAGGAAGGCGGCGCGGTCACGCTGCCCGTCAAACGTCTCGCCACCATCGTGCGGGAGCTGCCCAACGTCGACGTGAGCTTCGACGCCACACCCAACCACCAGGTGAAACTCACTTCGGGCGGGTCCAACTTCCGCATCATGGGCATCGGCAAGGACGAGTTCCCTCCGCTGCCGGAGTTTGGCGACGATCGCACCTTCACCCTCGAGCAGGGTGAGCTCACCGCGATGCTCAAGAGCGTGGCCTATGCGCAGTCGACCGATGAGACCCGCTACATCCTCAACGGCGTATACTTCAATTTTAAGGACGGTAAGCTGTCTTTGGTGGCCACGGATGGTCGTCGCCTCGCTTTGACCTCCAAAGAGCTGGAAGTGCCCGAAGAAGCCGCCGGAGCCATCATCCTGCCAGCCAAGACGGTTGGCGAACTCCAGCGCATGCTCGACAAGGGCGAGAAACTGAAAGTCTCGTTCAATGAGCGCCGGGCTGCGTTTCAGATTTCCACCGACAAGGATTCGAGCGGTCTCATCGACTCGATTTACCTCTATTCGAAGGTCGTCGAAGGGAATTATCCCAATTACCAACAAGTTATTCCCAAGGAGACGCATCAGCGCATCAAGCTCGAGCGCGAGCTGCTGCAACAGTGCATCCACCGGGCTGCGTTGGTGTGCAGTGAGAAGTCCAATTCGGTCAAACTGAAGCTGTCTTCCAATCTTCTGGAGATCACGGCGCAGAGTCCTGATTTCGGTGAAGCTCACGAATCCATGGCCATCGGTTACAGTGGTCCGGAGCTGCAAGTTGCTTTTAATCCGCAGTTTCTGCTCGATCCCTTGAAGGCTTTGAACAAGGACGAGGTCTTCTTTGAAGTGAAGGACGAGGTCAGCCCGGGTGTGTTCAAGACCTTGGAGAGCTTCATCTGTGTGATCATGCCCGTGCGTTTGAGCTGA
- a CDS encoding CHASE domain-containing hybrid sensor histidine kinase/response regulator, translating into MTPDNEPTPTESAPRFAPRGGSRPKRGAMWLPVLVGVCAVTTTLIAFVSIENAAKSADQARFERLTERLSSGFNQHLRTTAQALRTGAVLSANSDNMNRRMWQDYLAATGLRTEHGMVGLGFVERVARADIDAFEARIRASGLPDYTAERAGDHDPLYLVAYIEPYATNAGALGIDVANGTNRRTAAETATRELRVSMSRRIRLIVGDAETPGFLLFYPVFNLGAPVATVAEREAALRGWVYGAVRVDALVSPIEDEFWDEVDFKVYEGTSSAGGRLLWDAAMRNPSSRYDAEKARFERTIHFDVFGQPWTMEARSRPHLVLDSAHRFAWLVLSLGGLLSAGAVLLTIRLSRGRTQALAKAERANADLVLANEQSRRLAFIAKHIHNAVVITDPEGRIEWCNEGFTRLSGWEAKEVIGRTPDSFLHGKETNPAMSDQTKRQIAAGEPFSEELINYHRDGHPYWVAIDGQPLHDDHGRVTGYMSIVVDITERKQTAIQLARQEAELRFIFESSPVGLSLMVVNRPETRLVNPAWLRITELSADAAKDDEALRAVLHPDDVEQWEKLESGGDHAGVELRIMQPDGDIVWVELQRRRYGDPVTGTRQDVMTMVDITASKNQAADLIAAKEQAEQASMAKSQFLAMMSHEIRTPMNGVIGMASVLIESDLTPEQTECVETISKSGNALLTIINDILDFSKVEAGQLKIESTEFALAECVGGAVELLTLRAAEKQLELLIDLDPALPRFVQGDAVRLRQVMVNLISNAVKFTERGEICVRVQLKEQTAEGAIVYVEVVDTGIGIKPADIGRLFDSFTQADASTTRRYGGTGLGLPISKRLVELMGGCMWCESEFGKGSKFAFEITLPADPEAEGDDVDLPFRSHLQGKSVLIIEGNDTNRRIVADMVALWNMTPSAFSAVDVALRNTSAGTTYDVIILGQDATGTPADQDRVAQLRATPMAASAAVMLMVSATRATDPDDASHFDVVIKKPVRAPNLAPLLVRALRLRAGPPPPAARSSVPHRPTTEPSSAAGTASALHVLVAEDNPVNRTIFVNMISRLGHTTDVVTDGSKVVPQLQSKVYDVVMMDVQMPVMDGLEATRQICTTFPPEKRPWIVAVTANAMAGDREKCLAVGMNDYVTKPLKLQDINAALDRARQAVRRAD; encoded by the coding sequence ATGACACCGGATAACGAACCCACGCCAACGGAGTCGGCCCCACGTTTCGCCCCCCGGGGTGGCAGCAGGCCCAAACGGGGGGCGATGTGGTTGCCGGTGTTGGTGGGCGTATGTGCGGTCACGACCACCTTGATCGCGTTTGTCTCGATCGAAAACGCGGCCAAATCGGCGGACCAAGCCCGTTTTGAACGTCTGACCGAACGTCTCAGCAGCGGTTTTAATCAACACCTGCGCACCACCGCCCAGGCGCTGCGCACCGGCGCGGTGCTCTCGGCGAACAGCGATAACATGAATCGGCGCATGTGGCAGGATTATCTGGCTGCGACCGGACTGCGCACCGAACACGGCATGGTGGGCCTGGGTTTTGTGGAGCGGGTGGCGCGAGCTGACATCGATGCCTTTGAGGCGCGGATCCGAGCCTCGGGCCTGCCGGACTACACGGCGGAGCGGGCGGGCGATCATGATCCGCTTTATCTCGTGGCCTACATCGAGCCCTACGCGACGAATGCGGGGGCGTTGGGCATCGACGTGGCCAACGGCACCAACCGACGTACGGCGGCCGAGACTGCCACGCGGGAGCTGCGCGTTTCGATGTCGCGCCGGATTCGTTTGATTGTGGGAGATGCGGAGACGCCGGGCTTTCTGCTATTCTATCCGGTGTTCAACCTGGGTGCTCCCGTGGCCACCGTCGCTGAGCGTGAGGCGGCCCTGCGGGGATGGGTTTATGGGGCCGTGCGGGTGGATGCGCTGGTTTCCCCGATCGAGGATGAGTTTTGGGATGAGGTGGACTTCAAGGTGTATGAAGGCACTTCGAGCGCGGGCGGGCGGTTGCTCTGGGATGCCGCCATGCGTAATCCGTCGTCGCGCTACGACGCCGAAAAAGCGCGGTTTGAGCGCACGATCCATTTCGATGTCTTTGGTCAACCCTGGACCATGGAAGCGCGTTCGCGGCCGCATCTGGTGCTCGATTCGGCGCATCGATTCGCCTGGTTGGTGCTGTCGCTGGGGGGGCTGCTCAGCGCCGGGGCGGTGTTGCTGACGATTCGACTGTCGCGTGGCCGCACCCAAGCGCTGGCCAAGGCGGAGCGGGCGAACGCGGACCTGGTGTTGGCCAACGAACAGTCCCGGCGGTTGGCGTTCATCGCCAAACATATCCACAACGCGGTGGTGATCACCGATCCGGAAGGCCGGATCGAGTGGTGCAACGAGGGGTTTACGCGTTTGAGCGGGTGGGAGGCCAAGGAAGTCATCGGTCGCACGCCTGACTCGTTCCTCCACGGGAAGGAAACGAACCCGGCCATGAGCGATCAGACCAAACGGCAGATCGCAGCCGGCGAGCCCTTCTCGGAAGAGCTGATCAACTACCACCGCGACGGCCATCCCTATTGGGTCGCGATTGATGGTCAGCCCCTGCACGACGATCACGGGCGCGTGACCGGATACATGTCGATCGTGGTCGATATCACCGAGCGCAAACAAACCGCCATCCAGCTCGCCCGTCAGGAAGCCGAGTTGCGCTTCATCTTCGAATCCTCGCCGGTCGGGCTCTCGCTCATGGTCGTCAACCGACCGGAGACGCGGCTGGTCAACCCGGCGTGGTTGCGCATCACCGAACTCTCGGCGGACGCGGCGAAAGATGATGAAGCCCTGCGCGCCGTGTTGCATCCCGACGACGTGGAGCAGTGGGAGAAACTGGAGTCCGGTGGCGATCACGCCGGCGTGGAACTGCGCATCATGCAGCCGGACGGCGATATTGTTTGGGTGGAGCTTCAGCGGCGTCGTTACGGTGATCCGGTGACCGGCACGCGGCAGGATGTCATGACGATGGTCGATATCACGGCATCGAAGAATCAAGCCGCGGATTTGATCGCCGCCAAGGAACAGGCTGAGCAGGCGAGCATGGCGAAGAGCCAGTTTCTGGCCATGATGAGTCACGAGATTCGCACCCCCATGAACGGCGTCATCGGCATGGCGTCGGTGCTCATCGAATCGGACCTGACGCCGGAGCAAACGGAATGCGTCGAAACGATCTCCAAGAGCGGCAATGCCTTGCTGACGATCATCAACGACATCCTCGATTTTTCCAAAGTGGAGGCCGGTCAACTCAAGATCGAGAGCACCGAGTTTGCCCTCGCCGAATGTGTGGGCGGAGCCGTCGAGTTGCTCACGTTGCGTGCTGCGGAGAAGCAGCTCGAACTTCTCATCGATCTGGATCCCGCGCTTCCCCGGTTCGTGCAGGGCGATGCGGTGCGATTGCGGCAGGTCATGGTCAACCTGATTTCCAATGCCGTGAAGTTCACCGAGCGCGGCGAGATCTGTGTGCGGGTGCAGCTCAAGGAGCAGACCGCCGAGGGCGCGATAGTCTACGTCGAAGTGGTCGACACCGGCATTGGGATCAAGCCGGCGGATATCGGTCGCTTGTTCGACTCCTTCACCCAGGCGGATGCCTCGACGACGCGGCGTTACGGTGGCACCGGACTGGGTCTGCCGATTTCCAAACGACTCGTTGAGCTCATGGGGGGCTGCATGTGGTGCGAGAGCGAGTTTGGCAAAGGTTCCAAGTTCGCGTTCGAAATCACCCTCCCGGCTGATCCGGAAGCCGAGGGCGACGACGTCGACTTGCCGTTTCGCTCCCATTTACAGGGTAAATCCGTGCTGATCATCGAAGGCAACGACACCAACCGTCGAATCGTCGCGGACATGGTCGCCCTGTGGAACATGACCCCCTCTGCCTTTTCCGCGGTCGATGTCGCGCTGCGCAATACTTCCGCCGGCACGACCTACGACGTGATCATTCTCGGGCAAGACGCCACCGGCACTCCCGCTGACCAAGACCGTGTCGCGCAGTTGCGGGCGACTCCGATGGCTGCATCAGCCGCCGTCATGCTCATGGTTTCGGCAACCCGCGCGACTGACCCGGACGATGCCTCGCACTTTGACGTCGTGATCAAAAAACCGGTGCGGGCCCCCAACCTCGCGCCGTTGCTTGTTCGTGCCCTTCGCCTCCGGGCGGGGCCGCCGCCGCCCGCAGCGCGGTCCTCCGTCCCTCATCGACCGACGACGGAACCATCGTCCGCGGCCGGGACGGCGTCCGCGTTGCATGTTCTCGTCGCGGAGGACAACCCCGTGAACCGGACCATCTTCGTAAACATGATTTCCCGCCTGGGCCATACCACGGATGTCGTGACCGACGGTTCAAAGGTGGTGCCGCAGCTCCAAAGCAAAGTCTACGACGTGGTCATGATGGATGTGCAGATGCCGGTGATGGACGGCTTGGAAGCGACCCGGCAGATCTGCACGACCTTCCCGCCGGAGAAGCGTCCTTGGATCGTGGCCGTCACGGCCAATGCCATGGCGGGCGACCGTGAAAAATGTTTGGCCGTGGGCATGAACGACTACGTGACCAAGCCGCTCAAATTGCAGGATATCAACGCGGCGCTGGACCGGGCGCGTCAGGCCGTCCGCCGCGCGGATTGA
- a CDS encoding class I SAM-dependent RNA methyltransferase, with amino-acid sequence MCSVGRKKQKQPRDFPFPYHAEIELEITTLTNRGIGLGRVPLPRETSSLSTSPEPESSGAWVVMVPFCLPGERVRARVFRNQKNFSEADLVEVLTASPERIAPPCEFFGRCGGCQYQHFTYDGQLAWKRQQVVELLQHMADIEHPVNPVIGSPEQFGYRSKITPHFQLPRDGQSAEDLPIGFLRQGTRFDIVDVPRCLIATDAINERLHTIRPEVRAKVAAGGYKKGATLLLRDASGTVTTDYDTVVTETVGDLQLHFLARDFFQNNPFILPAFTGYVREQAAASGARHLVDAYCGSGLFALTAASAFEQVQGIEISESSVRFATENAAANDITNATFQAGDASAIFAGLTFPADDTVIIIDPPRKGCDEVFLNQLFDYGPKAVIYVSCDPATQMRDLVHFKTAGYTLTDVQPFDLFPQTRHLECVVTLRR; translated from the coding sequence GTGTGTTCCGTGGGCCGAAAGAAACAAAAACAACCGCGCGACTTCCCTTTCCCGTATCACGCCGAGATCGAGCTCGAGATCACGACGCTGACCAATCGCGGTATCGGCCTGGGGCGCGTTCCCTTGCCACGCGAAACTTCGAGTCTTTCCACTTCACCGGAGCCAGAAAGCTCCGGTGCTTGGGTGGTCATGGTGCCGTTTTGCCTGCCGGGCGAGCGCGTGCGGGCGCGGGTGTTTCGCAACCAAAAGAACTTTTCCGAGGCCGATCTGGTCGAGGTGCTCACCGCCTCGCCCGAGCGCATCGCGCCGCCGTGCGAATTTTTTGGCCGCTGCGGGGGCTGCCAGTATCAGCACTTCACCTACGACGGACAGCTCGCCTGGAAGCGCCAACAGGTGGTCGAGTTATTGCAACACATGGCCGACATCGAGCACCCGGTGAACCCCGTGATCGGTTCGCCCGAGCAGTTCGGTTATCGCTCCAAGATCACGCCCCACTTTCAGTTGCCCCGCGACGGCCAGTCCGCGGAAGACCTGCCCATCGGTTTCCTGCGCCAAGGCACGCGCTTCGACATCGTGGACGTGCCGCGTTGTTTGATCGCCACCGATGCCATCAATGAGCGGCTGCATACGATTCGTCCCGAGGTGCGCGCCAAGGTCGCAGCCGGCGGCTACAAAAAGGGGGCCACGCTGCTCCTGCGCGACGCCTCCGGCACCGTCACGACCGATTACGACACGGTCGTCACGGAGACCGTCGGAGACCTGCAACTGCACTTCCTCGCCCGCGATTTTTTCCAAAACAACCCGTTCATCCTGCCGGCGTTCACTGGCTACGTGCGCGAACAAGCGGCCGCCAGCGGTGCCCGTCATCTGGTCGACGCGTATTGTGGCAGCGGACTCTTCGCGCTCACGGCGGCAAGCGCTTTCGAGCAGGTTCAGGGCATCGAGATCAGTGAATCCTCGGTGCGCTTTGCCACCGAAAACGCCGCCGCCAACGACATCACCAACGCGACGTTCCAAGCCGGCGACGCCTCGGCCATCTTTGCCGGGCTGACCTTCCCGGCCGACGACACGGTCATCATCATCGACCCCCCGCGCAAAGGCTGCGACGAGGTTTTCCTGAACCAACTCTTCGACTACGGACCGAAAGCCGTGATCTACGTGAGCTGCGACCCCGCCACCCAGATGCGCGACCTCGTCCACTTCAAAACCGCCGGCTACACGCTCACCGACGTGCAACCCTTCGACCTCTTCCCCCAAACCCGCCACCTCGAATGCGTGGTGACTCTCCGGCGGTGA